In Anaerobacillus isosaccharinicus, one genomic interval encodes:
- the rpoZ gene encoding DNA-directed RNA polymerase subunit omega: MLYPSIDNLLTKLDSKYTLVTVSSKRARYLKESNERDLMVVKPTSYKQVGKALEEISSGQLSFKRREEI, encoded by the coding sequence ATGCTATACCCATCAATCGATAATTTGTTAACGAAGCTAGACTCGAAGTATACGTTAGTGACGGTTTCGTCAAAACGTGCGCGTTATCTTAAAGAATCCAACGAGAGAGACTTAATGGTTGTAAAACCTACATCATACAAACAAGTAGGGAAAGCGCTTGAAGAAATCTCTTCAGGGCAACTATCTTTCAAGCGTAGAGAAGAAATTTAA
- the coaBC gene encoding bifunctional phosphopantothenoylcysteine decarboxylase/phosphopantothenate--cysteine ligase CoaBC → MLTGKNVLLCVSGGIAVYKACALTSKLTQVGAIVKVVMTEGATKFVTPLTFQSLSREPVYVDTFEEQDATKITHIDVADWADVVIIAPATANIIGKIANGIADDLVSTMLLATTAPVLIAPAMNVHMYDHPAVKANLTKLRSFGYQLLEPSEGYLACGYVGKGRLMEPEDIIVYLEKFFQPKSSVLAEKKVLVTAGPTQEKLDPVRYLTNHSSGKMGYAIAEEAANRGAHVILVSGPTNIQPPANVTFNQVTSAEDMFEKVMAYYNEMDVVVKSAAVADYRPKRVSDQKIKKQPNDLAIEMERTTDILKTLGEQKKHQLLIGFAAESEQLEFYAQDKLKRKNLDMIVGNNIALAGAGFQGDTNIVTIFKKDGTSLLLPLMSKKEVASNLLNEIELLVKENEK, encoded by the coding sequence ATGTTAACGGGGAAAAATGTTTTATTATGTGTGTCTGGAGGCATTGCTGTTTATAAAGCTTGTGCCCTCACTAGTAAGTTAACTCAAGTAGGTGCGATTGTAAAAGTTGTTATGACTGAGGGGGCTACGAAATTTGTAACTCCCCTTACTTTTCAATCACTTTCTAGGGAACCTGTATATGTAGATACGTTTGAAGAACAAGACGCGACGAAAATTACTCATATCGATGTAGCTGACTGGGCAGATGTTGTCATAATTGCACCTGCAACGGCAAACATCATTGGAAAGATTGCAAACGGTATTGCAGATGACCTCGTTTCAACGATGCTTCTTGCTACTACTGCACCTGTTCTAATTGCTCCAGCGATGAATGTTCATATGTATGACCACCCGGCTGTAAAAGCTAACTTAACTAAATTACGTTCTTTTGGTTATCAATTATTAGAACCAAGTGAAGGCTACTTAGCCTGTGGATATGTAGGCAAAGGAAGGTTAATGGAACCGGAAGATATAATCGTCTACCTTGAAAAATTCTTTCAACCAAAATCATCTGTCTTAGCTGAAAAAAAAGTGTTAGTTACAGCTGGACCTACACAAGAAAAGCTTGATCCGGTTCGTTATTTAACGAACCATTCTTCAGGGAAAATGGGTTATGCGATTGCTGAAGAAGCAGCAAACCGTGGCGCACATGTCATACTAGTTTCAGGTCCTACAAATATACAACCGCCTGCTAATGTAACGTTCAATCAAGTAACTAGTGCTGAAGACATGTTTGAAAAAGTTATGGCGTATTACAACGAGATGGATGTAGTTGTTAAGTCTGCTGCAGTAGCTGATTATCGGCCAAAAAGAGTCTCTGATCAAAAAATAAAGAAACAGCCTAATGATTTGGCTATTGAAATGGAACGGACAACAGATATTTTAAAAACATTAGGAGAACAGAAAAAACACCAGCTATTAATTGGATTCGCAGCAGAAAGCGAACAGCTTGAGTTTTATGCTCAAGATAAATTAAAACGTAAAAATCTAGACATGATTGTAGGAAATAATATTGCTTTAGCAGGTGCTGGTTTTCAAGGAGACACGAACATTGTAACGATCTTTAAAAAAGATGGAACATCTCTTTTACTTCCGTTAATGAGTAAAAAGGAAGTTGCTAGTAACCTATTAAATGAAATAGAACTGTTAGTAAAGGAAAATGAAAAATGA
- the priA gene encoding primosomal protein N': MIVQVVVDVPTGGTDRLFDYKVPDHLQEIIESGMRVIVPFGPRKVQGFVISSTIETDIDKLKDIDEVLDVTPVLTPELLELGDWLTTSALCFKITAYQAMLPAALKAKYKKEVKLTHKECLSQLPFELRKWFEHRDVVLWEEFLGTDDKPLIALIKKAVTDGFLEVIYKVNDKVTKKMIKVVKPISYENLSMQLEELDKRAQKQKQVIEYFLKHPNQISVNALIELANTTRSTLKSLIDKGILSEEDVEVARDPYANRIFKKTVPLQLTTNQEAVIQPIYQSINEGRHQTFLIHGVTGSGKTEVYLQSIAKVLEEGKEAIVLVPEISLTPQMVQRFKERFGSLVAVLHSALSTGEKYDEWRKIHHGRVKVVVGARSAIFAPFKNIGIIIIDEEHEATYKQEENPRYHARDVAIKRANFYKCPLILGSATPSLETYARSKKGVYRLLEMLERVNDVKLPTVEVVDMREELKSGNRSMFSNALFEKLTQRLNRGEQSVLFLNRRGYSTFVMCRDCGYVAQCPHCDISLTYHQTSRSLKCHYCGHQEKMPQKCSSCDSEHIRFFGSGTQKVEEEIAKVLPGARVIRMDVDTTRKKGSHERLLTQFGEGKADILLGTQMIAKGLDFPNITLVGVLAADSMLHLPDFRASERTFQLLTQVSGRAGRHQLPGEVVIQTYTPEHYSIDFVRDHDFISFFEKEMGIRKLQSYPPYYFITVIQVSHPEITKVIEITDKITAFVRRSLSEKSIVLGPVACSIPRIKDRYRYQCMIKYKNEPTLVNILKEVIENYKREINQGNLQVSIDMNPFVLM, from the coding sequence ATGATTGTACAAGTTGTCGTTGATGTTCCGACTGGGGGAACTGATCGTCTTTTCGACTATAAAGTGCCTGACCACTTACAAGAAATTATTGAAAGTGGTATGAGAGTAATTGTTCCGTTTGGACCAAGGAAGGTTCAGGGGTTTGTCATTTCAAGTACGATTGAGACTGATATCGATAAATTAAAGGACATTGATGAAGTCTTGGATGTTACTCCAGTTTTAACTCCAGAACTACTTGAATTAGGTGATTGGCTGACAACAAGTGCCCTTTGTTTTAAAATAACCGCTTATCAAGCGATGCTACCAGCAGCTCTAAAAGCTAAGTACAAAAAAGAGGTAAAGTTAACTCATAAAGAATGTTTATCCCAACTTCCGTTTGAGTTGAGAAAGTGGTTTGAGCATAGGGATGTTGTTCTTTGGGAAGAGTTTCTCGGCACAGATGATAAGCCTTTAATAGCTTTAATAAAAAAAGCAGTTACAGACGGTTTTTTAGAAGTTATTTATAAAGTGAATGATAAAGTTACCAAAAAAATGATTAAGGTCGTAAAACCTATTTCTTATGAAAATTTGTCTATGCAACTTGAGGAATTAGACAAGCGTGCCCAAAAACAAAAACAAGTGATTGAATATTTTTTGAAACATCCTAATCAAATATCAGTTAATGCCCTAATTGAACTGGCAAATACGACTCGAAGTACGTTAAAATCACTAATTGATAAAGGGATTTTATCAGAAGAAGATGTAGAAGTAGCTCGTGACCCATACGCTAACCGCATTTTTAAAAAGACAGTTCCACTGCAGTTAACAACCAATCAAGAAGCGGTTATTCAACCTATTTATCAATCTATTAATGAAGGGCGACATCAAACGTTTTTAATTCACGGTGTGACAGGGAGCGGAAAAACAGAAGTTTATCTACAATCTATTGCCAAAGTGTTAGAAGAAGGCAAGGAAGCCATAGTCCTCGTCCCTGAAATATCATTAACACCACAAATGGTACAACGGTTTAAAGAACGCTTTGGATCCCTTGTCGCTGTTCTCCATAGTGCCCTTTCAACTGGTGAGAAATATGACGAGTGGCGAAAAATTCACCATGGGCGTGTAAAAGTAGTAGTTGGCGCTAGGTCAGCAATATTTGCCCCATTTAAAAATATTGGGATTATAATAATTGATGAAGAACATGAAGCAACGTACAAACAAGAGGAAAATCCACGTTATCATGCTAGAGATGTAGCAATTAAACGAGCGAATTTTTATAAGTGTCCTTTAATTTTAGGAAGTGCTACGCCGTCACTAGAAACATATGCAAGGTCAAAAAAAGGGGTTTATCGCTTATTAGAAATGCTAGAGCGAGTGAATGACGTTAAGTTGCCTACGGTAGAAGTTGTTGATATGCGTGAGGAATTAAAATCTGGCAATCGTTCAATGTTTTCAAATGCTCTTTTTGAAAAGCTCACACAAAGACTTAACCGGGGCGAACAAAGTGTATTATTTTTAAACAGGCGCGGGTATTCAACGTTTGTAATGTGTCGAGACTGTGGGTATGTTGCCCAATGCCCTCATTGTGATATTTCATTAACTTATCACCAAACGAGTCGGTCTTTAAAATGTCATTACTGTGGTCATCAAGAAAAAATGCCTCAAAAATGTAGTAGTTGTGATAGTGAACATATACGTTTTTTTGGATCAGGAACACAAAAGGTAGAAGAGGAAATTGCAAAAGTCTTACCAGGTGCTAGGGTCATTCGAATGGACGTGGACACTACTAGGAAAAAGGGTTCCCATGAACGATTATTAACACAGTTTGGTGAGGGAAAAGCAGATATTCTTCTTGGTACACAAATGATAGCAAAAGGGTTAGACTTTCCAAACATAACATTAGTGGGAGTTTTAGCTGCTGACTCAATGCTTCATCTTCCTGATTTTCGAGCTAGTGAACGAACATTTCAGTTATTGACTCAAGTAAGCGGTAGGGCAGGACGACATCAGTTGCCAGGGGAAGTAGTCATTCAAACCTATACTCCCGAGCATTATAGTATTGACTTTGTTCGAGACCATGACTTCATTTCATTTTTTGAAAAAGAAATGGGGATTAGAAAGCTTCAGAGCTATCCTCCCTATTATTTCATAACAGTTATTCAAGTTTCACACCCCGAAATTACAAAGGTCATTGAAATTACTGATAAAATAACAGCATTTGTTCGAAGATCTCTATCTGAAAAGTCTATTGTTTTAGGCCCTGTAGCTTGCTCGATCCCTAGGATTAAAGATAGATATCGCTATCAATGCATGATAAAATACAAAAATGAACCGACATTAGTCAATATTTTAAAAGAAGTTATAGAAAATTATAAACGAGAAATCAATCAAGGGAACTTACAAGTTTCCATAGATATGAATCCGTTTGTGCTTATGTAA
- a CDS encoding transposase: MLKNVRSHESYLSFVVEQLDELYKDKAFLKTFYSEPIIWCSLIDLTDATMLLRHRYSSNPRGRKPRQPCDMLRSLMLMHYHHISSIDKWVYTLKTTPVLAVLSGFSPYNVPGVGTFYDFFNRLWLGSTPHLSNRNNRKLKKPRKKGKKNQKQEPKNPKIVEKLVKRALKNKDIKYTPKAHDQLQMIFQSLFVNKSATQGLLGDTMSLSILGDGSPVVTGGRPYGKFLCDCRKQGNWKCQCKRQFSDPDADYGWDSSREKYYYGRSLFMVTASDSPYDLPIYPRLYRASKHDSVLFVSTFHELKHWYSDWKISEVILDSALDAFPIYEMLEHYDVSAIIDLNPRRSKQFQHKQMDINLKGVPVCPIGREMIHWGLNQKTYRRKWRCPAVCGKWECPNPCSDSDYGRTFYTATKDNPRLFPRIKRDSKEWRKRYSLRTGVERCIKRQKVDYRLEDSRGRSSRHWNIRTYIIGMCQHADAWIKEAKKNNFVATNPIIQSFLSL, from the coding sequence ATGCTAAAAAACGTCCGTTCTCATGAATCCTATCTGTCTTTTGTTGTCGAGCAATTAGATGAACTCTATAAGGATAAAGCATTTTTAAAAACCTTTTACTCTGAACCAATAATTTGGTGTTCCTTGATTGACCTAACCGATGCCACCATGTTGCTTAGACACCGTTATTCCTCTAATCCAAGAGGAAGAAAACCGCGGCAGCCGTGTGATATGCTTCGGAGTTTAATGCTCATGCATTACCACCATATCTCAAGTATTGACAAGTGGGTTTATACATTAAAGACAACGCCAGTTCTTGCGGTCCTTAGTGGTTTTTCTCCATACAATGTTCCTGGAGTAGGTACCTTTTACGATTTTTTTAATCGGCTATGGCTTGGTTCAACTCCACATCTATCGAATAGAAATAACAGAAAGCTAAAGAAACCAAGAAAGAAAGGCAAAAAGAATCAGAAACAAGAGCCTAAAAACCCTAAGATTGTTGAAAAACTAGTTAAACGCGCCTTGAAAAATAAGGATATTAAATATACACCGAAAGCCCATGACCAACTTCAAATGATCTTTCAATCCTTGTTCGTCAATAAATCAGCAACACAAGGATTACTAGGTGACACCATGTCCTTAAGCATCCTCGGTGATGGATCTCCCGTTGTTACTGGTGGAAGACCTTATGGTAAGTTTCTATGCGATTGTCGTAAACAAGGAAATTGGAAATGCCAATGCAAGAGACAATTCTCAGACCCTGACGCTGATTACGGTTGGGATAGTTCTAGAGAAAAGTACTATTATGGGCGAAGCCTATTCATGGTAACTGCATCTGATAGTCCTTATGACTTACCTATTTATCCAAGGCTCTACAGAGCCAGTAAACATGACTCAGTTTTATTTGTAAGTACGTTTCATGAACTCAAACATTGGTATTCTGATTGGAAAATCAGTGAAGTCATCTTAGATTCTGCTCTAGATGCTTTTCCCATCTATGAAATGTTAGAACACTATGATGTTTCAGCCATCATTGACCTTAATCCAAGACGTTCTAAACAATTTCAGCATAAACAAATGGATATAAATCTTAAAGGTGTTCCAGTCTGCCCTATTGGTCGAGAGATGATCCACTGGGGATTAAATCAAAAAACCTATCGGCGCAAATGGCGTTGTCCAGCCGTATGCGGAAAATGGGAATGCCCAAATCCGTGTTCAGATTCAGATTATGGTCGAACATTTTATACAGCGACGAAGGATAATCCTCGTCTCTTTCCACGTATCAAACGTGATAGTAAGGAATGGCGAAAACGCTATTCTTTGCGAACTGGAGTTGAGCGTTGTATTAAACGGCAAAAAGTGGATTATCGTTTAGAAGATTCAAGAGGACGAAGTTCTAGACATTGGAATATTCGTACATATATCATCGGCATGTGTCAGCATGCCGATGCATGGATAAAGGAAGCAAAAAAGAATAATTTTGTGGCTACCAACCCGATTATTCAGTCCTTTTTGTCCTTATAA
- the fmt gene encoding methionyl-tRNA formyltransferase: protein MRVVFMGTPDFSVPVLRRLIEEGYEIVGVVTQPDRPKGRKKELTPPPVKVEAVNHGLPIIQPEKLKRPEDLQQVLDLQPDLVITAAFGQILPKQLLDTPKFGCINVHASLLPEYRGGAPIHQAIVDGKKETGITIMYMVEKLDAGDILTQAKVNIEEEDHVGSLHNKLSVIGAELLSHTIPNLIAGKLTPIKQEDEKVTFAPNISREKEKINWAANGEAIYNQIRGLHPWPVAYTLLNDQPLKVWWAQKVSKQNGDHSPGTIVAIESDGFIVSTGNETYIKVTDLQPSGKKRMLAEQFLRGATEDLTVGTKLGE, encoded by the coding sequence ATGCGAGTTGTGTTTATGGGGACTCCTGATTTTAGCGTTCCTGTACTTAGGCGCTTAATAGAAGAGGGTTATGAGATTGTTGGGGTTGTTACGCAGCCAGACCGTCCAAAAGGGAGAAAAAAGGAATTAACACCACCACCCGTAAAAGTAGAAGCAGTAAATCATGGGTTACCAATTATACAACCAGAAAAATTAAAGCGTCCAGAAGATCTGCAGCAAGTATTGGATTTACAGCCAGATCTAGTTATTACGGCAGCATTTGGTCAAATCTTGCCGAAACAACTTCTTGATACACCAAAGTTCGGTTGCATTAATGTTCATGCTTCCTTATTACCAGAATATCGAGGTGGAGCGCCGATCCATCAAGCGATCGTTGACGGAAAAAAAGAAACAGGGATTACGATTATGTACATGGTGGAAAAATTAGATGCAGGGGATATTCTAACTCAAGCTAAGGTGAACATTGAAGAAGAGGATCATGTAGGTTCGTTACATAATAAATTAAGTGTAATTGGAGCAGAATTATTATCACATACGATTCCTAATCTTATCGCAGGGAAGCTTACACCAATTAAACAAGAAGACGAAAAAGTTACGTTTGCCCCAAATATAAGTCGTGAAAAAGAAAAAATTAATTGGGCAGCTAATGGTGAAGCTATTTACAATCAAATACGAGGTCTTCACCCATGGCCAGTTGCTTATACTCTACTTAACGATCAACCATTAAAGGTTTGGTGGGCTCAAAAGGTTTCAAAGCAGAATGGGGATCACAGCCCTGGTACAATTGTAGCTATTGAAAGTGATGGTTTTATTGTTAGCACTGGTAATGAAACCTATATAAAAGTGACTGATCTTCAGCCTTCAGGAAAAAAACGAATGCTAGCTGAGCAATTTTTACGAGGTGCCACAGAAGATTTAACAGTAGGAACTAAGTTAGGAGAATAA
- the rsmB gene encoding 16S rRNA (cytosine(967)-C(5))-methyltransferase RsmB, which translates to MVKKNVREVALDILLQIEKNQAYSNLLLNQSIKREKLNEKDVGLLTEIVYGTLQRKNTLDYYLQSFVKGGLKKLDQWVLVLLRLSLYQIIYLDRVPERAVVHEAVEIAKKKGHKGISAMVNGTLRSILRQGIPTLDKVSDSNEKLSLLWSHPIWLVERWVEQFGQEKTKAMCEINLIPPSVTARVNQVITKDRNEMIELLAKEGVEAKEGDLAIEALSIVKGSLPNTKLFKDGALTIQDESSMLVARALGPKPGMKVLDSCAAPGGKTTHIAELMNNEGEIYALDLHEHKVKLIDEQASRLKLSIIKTKATDSRMAGDLFEKESFDCILVDAPCTGLGVIRRKPDIKWQKQVEDIEKITTIQKAILEAVAPLLKRGGRLVYSTCTIDELENELVVKDFLEHHRDFQLDKTLTERLPVKAHSFCKDGMIQLLPSDFGTDGFYIASMIKN; encoded by the coding sequence ATGGTAAAGAAAAATGTACGAGAGGTAGCGTTAGATATTTTACTTCAAATAGAGAAAAACCAAGCGTACTCTAACCTTCTTTTAAATCAATCAATAAAACGTGAAAAGTTGAATGAAAAGGATGTAGGGTTGCTTACAGAAATTGTTTATGGAACTCTGCAACGCAAAAATACGTTAGATTACTACTTACAATCATTTGTTAAAGGTGGTTTAAAAAAGCTAGATCAATGGGTTCTTGTTCTCTTACGCCTCTCTCTCTACCAAATCATTTATTTAGACAGAGTTCCAGAGCGAGCTGTCGTCCATGAAGCAGTGGAAATTGCCAAGAAAAAAGGTCATAAAGGTATTTCAGCAATGGTAAATGGAACATTACGATCTATCTTAAGGCAAGGAATTCCAACCCTTGATAAGGTATCGGACTCTAATGAAAAATTGTCTCTACTTTGGAGCCATCCTATCTGGCTCGTAGAACGTTGGGTAGAACAGTTTGGTCAAGAAAAAACAAAGGCGATGTGCGAAATAAATCTAATACCTCCTTCAGTTACAGCAAGAGTTAATCAAGTAATAACGAAGGATAGAAATGAAATGATTGAATTACTTGCTAAAGAAGGTGTAGAGGCAAAGGAAGGTGACTTAGCCATTGAAGCACTTAGTATCGTTAAAGGATCGCTACCAAATACAAAGTTATTTAAAGATGGTGCGCTTACGATACAGGATGAAAGTTCAATGTTAGTAGCAAGGGCTTTAGGTCCAAAACCAGGTATGAAGGTTTTAGATAGTTGTGCTGCCCCTGGAGGTAAAACAACTCATATTGCTGAGCTAATGAATAATGAAGGAGAAATCTATGCTTTAGACCTTCACGAACATAAAGTAAAGCTGATCGATGAACAAGCTAGTAGATTAAAGCTTTCAATAATAAAGACTAAAGCAACGGATAGTCGTATGGCTGGTGACTTGTTTGAAAAAGAAAGTTTTGATTGTATATTAGTGGACGCTCCGTGTACAGGCTTAGGCGTTATTCGCCGCAAGCCTGATATTAAATGGCAGAAACAAGTAGAAGATATAGAAAAAATAACGACGATCCAAAAAGCGATATTAGAGGCCGTTGCCCCACTTTTAAAGAGAGGCGGCAGACTTGTCTATAGTACGTGTACGATTGATGAGCTAGAAAATGAACTTGTTGTGAAGGATTTCCTAGAACATCATCGCGATTTTCAATTAGATAAGACGCTTACAGAGCGTTTACCTGTGAAAGCACATAGCTTTTGTAAAGATGGGATGATTCAACTTTTGCCATCTGATTTTGGGACAGACGGCTTTTATATTGCTAGCATGATTAAAAATTAA
- the rlmN gene encoding 23S rRNA (adenine(2503)-C(2))-methyltransferase RlmN → MIDIQQVKPSIFSLEYLTLEAWLKDNKEPKFRAGQIFDWLYKKRVTSFEDMTNLSKDLRDKLSNDFNLTTLKTLTKQESKDGTIKFLFELQDGYSIETVVMRHEYGNSVCVTTQVGCRIGCTFCASTLGGLKRNLEAGEIVAQVLEAQRALDGVNERVSSVVVMGIGEPFDNYDPLVSFLKTINSEKGLNIGARHITVSTSGIIPKIYDFANEKLQINFAISLHAPTTEIRTSLMPINKAYTLENLMDAVRYYIDKTGRRITFEYGLFGGVNDQAEHAELLAKLIKGIKCHVNLIPVNDVVERNFVRTPREQIFKFEKILKANGVNVTIRREQGHDIDAACGQLRAKERKEETRG, encoded by the coding sequence ATGATTGATATACAACAAGTGAAACCATCAATTTTCAGCTTAGAATATTTAACGCTAGAAGCGTGGTTAAAAGACAACAAGGAGCCAAAATTTCGTGCTGGGCAAATTTTCGATTGGCTATATAAAAAAAGAGTCACATCTTTTGAAGATATGACAAATTTATCAAAGGATTTACGTGATAAGTTGTCGAATGACTTTAATTTAACAACGTTAAAAACTCTTACGAAGCAAGAATCGAAAGACGGTACGATTAAATTTTTGTTTGAGTTACAAGATGGTTACTCAATTGAGACTGTAGTTATGCGTCATGAATATGGGAATAGTGTTTGCGTAACGACACAAGTAGGCTGTAGGATTGGTTGTACATTTTGTGCCTCTACACTAGGGGGGTTAAAGCGCAATTTAGAAGCTGGCGAAATAGTTGCTCAAGTACTTGAAGCTCAGCGTGCATTAGATGGAGTAAATGAACGAGTGAGTTCTGTAGTTGTGATGGGCATTGGTGAACCTTTTGATAACTATGATCCGTTAGTAAGTTTCTTAAAAACAATCAATAGTGAAAAAGGCTTGAATATTGGGGCAAGGCATATTACGGTTTCTACAAGTGGTATCATTCCAAAAATTTATGATTTTGCCAATGAGAAACTTCAAATTAACTTTGCGATCTCTTTACATGCACCAACTACAGAAATTAGAACGAGTTTAATGCCGATTAATAAAGCTTATACATTGGAAAATTTAATGGATGCTGTTCGTTATTATATAGATAAAACAGGGCGAAGAATAACGTTTGAATATGGCTTATTTGGAGGAGTAAACGACCAAGCAGAGCACGCTGAATTGTTAGCTAAACTAATAAAAGGGATAAAGTGTCATGTGAACTTAATTCCTGTAAATGATGTTGTTGAACGAAACTTTGTGCGAACACCTAGGGAGCAGATTTTTAAATTTGAGAAAATATTAAAAGCTAATGGGGTTAATGTTACCATTCGCCGTGAACAGGGCCATGATATTGATGCAGCCTGTGGTCAATTAAGAGCGAAGGAACGTAAAGAAGAAACGAGGGGATAA
- a CDS encoding Stp1/IreP family PP2C-type Ser/Thr phosphatase — MKVAFKSDVGQVRSHNEDNGGFTHNKEGVLLAVVADGMGGHQAGDVASQMTIEILSKKWQETDGITTPTTIESWLAEAITDVNAQLFIHSLNNPQCQGMGTTLVAVVCTNQFVTYAHIGDSRAYLINKETILQKTEDHTLVNELVRSGQITPLEAENHPRRNVILRALGTERTIKVDIKTIEWDEEDFILLCSDGLSNKVTDAEMSEVLQKNLSLEEKAAELITVANERGGEDNISVALVHNSHKENRGDGDDW; from the coding sequence ATGAAAGTGGCATTTAAATCGGATGTAGGGCAAGTTAGGTCTCATAATGAGGATAATGGAGGCTTTACTCATAATAAAGAAGGGGTCTTATTAGCAGTAGTTGCTGATGGTATGGGGGGACACCAAGCAGGTGATGTAGCTAGTCAAATGACGATAGAGATTTTATCGAAAAAATGGCAAGAAACAGACGGGATAACGACACCAACAACGATTGAATCGTGGTTAGCTGAAGCCATTACTGATGTAAATGCCCAACTATTTATACATTCCTTAAATAATCCTCAATGTCAAGGTATGGGGACAACACTTGTAGCAGTCGTTTGTACGAACCAGTTTGTTACATACGCCCATATTGGGGATAGCAGGGCTTATTTAATAAATAAAGAAACTATCTTGCAAAAAACAGAAGATCATACTTTAGTTAACGAGTTGGTCCGATCAGGACAAATTACACCTTTAGAGGCCGAGAATCATCCTCGCCGAAATGTGATTTTGCGTGCATTAGGAACTGAAAGAACAATAAAAGTTGATATTAAAACAATCGAGTGGGATGAAGAAGATTTTATTCTACTTTGTTCTGATGGCCTTTCAAATAAAGTTACTGACGCGGAAATGTCCGAAGTTCTACAAAAAAATTTAAGCCTTGAAGAAAAAGCAGCAGAATTAATTACAGTAGCCAATGAACGAGGTGGCGAGGACAATATTTCAGTAGCACTTGTTCACAATAGTCATAAAGAAAATCGTGGTGATGGCGATGATTGGTAA